A stretch of Pseudomonadota bacterium DNA encodes these proteins:
- the nadC gene encoding carboxylating nicotinate-nucleotide diphosphorylase: MQDPLGPNTLRLIDLALEEDTGRGDVTTRLTVPAGAMGAGRVIAKADAVISGLAVFEATMRRVDDRIAVERRAQDGDRAERNAVILTAAGPLASLLIAERTALNFLQRLSGVATLTRRFVDALPPGSKAVVADTRKTTPGMRALEKLAVLHGGGRNHRADLASGVLIKENHIAAAGSLAAAIARCKEGAPHTIRVEVEVQSEEDLAHAIDAGADAVLLDNMDAEEIRRCVAAAAGRVVLEASGGVTLATMAEIAAAGVDVISVGALTHSAPAADLSFLLEGA, translated from the coding sequence ATGCAAGATCCACTCGGCCCGAACACGCTGCGGCTGATCGACCTCGCGCTCGAGGAGGACACCGGGCGCGGCGACGTGACCACGCGCCTCACCGTGCCCGCCGGCGCGATGGGCGCCGGCCGGGTGATCGCCAAGGCGGACGCGGTGATCTCGGGGCTCGCGGTCTTCGAGGCCACCATGCGGCGCGTCGACGATCGCATCGCCGTCGAGCGGCGCGCGCAGGACGGCGATCGCGCGGAGCGGAACGCGGTGATCCTGACCGCCGCGGGCCCGCTCGCGTCGCTGCTCATCGCGGAGCGGACGGCGCTCAACTTCCTGCAGCGGCTCTCCGGCGTGGCGACGCTCACGCGCCGCTTCGTCGACGCGCTCCCCCCGGGCTCGAAGGCGGTCGTCGCGGACACCCGGAAGACGACGCCCGGGATGCGGGCGCTCGAGAAGCTCGCGGTGCTCCACGGCGGCGGCCGGAACCACCGGGCGGATCTCGCGAGCGGCGTGCTCATCAAGGAGAACCACATCGCGGCCGCGGGTTCGCTCGCCGCGGCGATCGCGCGTTGCAAGGAGGGCGCGCCGCACACGATCCGCGTCGAGGTCGAGGTCCAGAGCGAGGAGGATCTCGCCCACGCGATCGACGCGGGCGCGGACGCCGTGCTGCTGGACAACATGGACGCCGAGGAGATCCGCCGCTGTGTCGCGGCGGCGGCCGGCCGGGTCGTGCTCGAGGCGTCGGGCGGCGTGACGCTCGCGACGATGGCCGAGATCGCCGCAGCCGGCGTAGACGTCATCTCCGTGGGCGCGCTCACCCACTCGGCGCCCGCCGCGGACCTGAGCTTCCTGCTCGAGGGCGCATGA
- a CDS encoding CPBP family intramembrane metalloprotease, with product MSPEEQPAAKTETPQAPALPRGLGAEVAIVFVVQLALVVGLVRLDAALDLGGGLHALVGVVFLLLPIVVLDRRGRPYARYGVRLGRPLVDLPWVLGAMVVAFVPVALASPWAWGVAERSFDFAWPSGYPGAAIAQLVVVAGPEELFFRGYLMGRLDDLFGARGRFRLLGAEVGPSLVVQAALFALGHFAVDLAPHRLLVFFPALAFGWLKARRGTIVAPILFHAASNVFMDILRAGYGFR from the coding sequence ATGTCGCCCGAAGAACAGCCCGCCGCGAAGACCGAGACGCCCCAGGCGCCCGCCCTGCCCCGCGGCCTCGGGGCCGAGGTGGCGATCGTCTTCGTCGTCCAGCTCGCGCTCGTCGTGGGGCTCGTGCGTCTCGACGCGGCGCTCGATCTCGGCGGCGGGCTCCACGCGCTCGTCGGCGTCGTGTTCCTCTTGCTGCCGATCGTCGTGCTCGACAGGCGCGGGAGGCCGTACGCGCGATACGGGGTCCGGCTCGGCCGCCCGCTCGTCGATCTGCCCTGGGTCCTCGGCGCCATGGTCGTCGCGTTCGTGCCGGTCGCGCTCGCGTCCCCGTGGGCGTGGGGCGTCGCCGAGAGGAGCTTCGACTTCGCGTGGCCCTCCGGCTACCCGGGCGCGGCGATCGCGCAGCTCGTCGTCGTCGCGGGGCCGGAGGAGCTGTTCTTTCGCGGCTACCTGATGGGTCGGCTCGATGATCTCTTCGGCGCGAGGGGACGGTTCCGGCTGCTCGGCGCCGAGGTGGGCCCGTCGCTCGTCGTCCAGGCGGCGCTGTTCGCGCTCGGCCACTTCGCGGTGGATCTCGCGCCGCACCGCCTGCTCGTGTTCTTCCCGGCGCTCGCCTTCGGCTGGCTGAAGGCGCGGCGGGGCACGATCGTCGCGCCGATCCTGTTCCACGCGGCGAGCAACGTCTTCATGGACATCCTGCGGGCGGGGTACGGTTTCCGCTGA
- a CDS encoding acyl-CoA dehydrogenase family protein has product MDFDLSEEQILMRDSARKFALGEIAPTVEEDEEAHKFRPERVKQMGDLGFFGAVIQEEFGGTDVGHLAASVMAEECARVSASWGLPFNMQMNGPALTIQRFGTKEQKDKYIPGLIAGEALGCFAITEPNTGSDVASMKTTAKETDGGFVLNGSKTWISQGHLADTGLVYAYTDKDKGVKGMTCFIVEMKKVPGITTRPIEKKFGLFCSPTSEIFFEDARIPKDSILGKRGDGFKVCMSMLDVTRLSCAARAVGLGQACLDSSVAYAKERTQFGKPLAEFQMIQEQIATMYAEHEAAKLLVYRAASNKDKTPDARNTHEVSIAKYFAAEAAVNAANIAMKIHGSYGYSNEYPVGRYLRDAKSYQVVEGTSNVQKMIISRHALGL; this is encoded by the coding sequence ATGGATTTCGATCTGAGCGAAGAACAAATTCTCATGCGGGACAGCGCGCGGAAGTTCGCGCTGGGCGAGATCGCGCCGACGGTCGAAGAGGACGAGGAGGCGCACAAGTTCCGGCCCGAGCGCGTCAAGCAGATGGGCGATCTCGGCTTCTTCGGCGCCGTGATCCAGGAGGAGTTCGGCGGCACGGACGTCGGCCACCTCGCGGCGTCGGTCATGGCCGAGGAGTGCGCGCGGGTGAGCGCGTCGTGGGGCCTCCCGTTCAACATGCAGATGAACGGCCCGGCGCTGACGATCCAGCGCTTCGGCACGAAGGAGCAGAAGGACAAGTACATCCCGGGGCTCATCGCCGGCGAGGCGCTCGGCTGCTTCGCGATCACCGAGCCGAACACCGGCTCGGACGTCGCGTCGATGAAGACGACGGCCAAGGAGACCGACGGAGGCTTCGTGCTCAACGGCTCGAAGACCTGGATCTCCCAGGGCCACCTCGCGGACACCGGGCTCGTCTACGCCTACACGGACAAGGACAAGGGCGTAAAGGGGATGACCTGCTTCATCGTCGAGATGAAGAAGGTCCCCGGCATCACGACGCGGCCTATCGAGAAGAAGTTCGGCCTGTTCTGCTCGCCGACCTCGGAGATCTTCTTCGAGGACGCGCGCATCCCGAAGGACTCGATCCTCGGCAAGCGCGGCGACGGCTTCAAGGTGTGCATGTCGATGCTCGACGTGACGCGCCTCTCGTGCGCGGCGCGTGCCGTGGGGCTCGGGCAGGCGTGCCTCGACTCGTCGGTCGCGTACGCCAAGGAGCGCACGCAGTTCGGCAAGCCGCTCGCGGAGTTCCAGATGATCCAGGAGCAGATCGCGACGATGTACGCCGAGCACGAGGCGGCCAAGCTGCTCGTCTACCGCGCCGCGTCGAACAAGGACAAGACGCCGGACGCGCGCAACACGCACGAGGTGTCGATCGCGAAGTACTTCGCGGCGGAGGCGGCGGTCAACGCGGCCAACATCGCGATGAAGATCCACGGTTCCTACGGCTACTCGAACGAATACCCGGTCGGGAGGTACCTCCGCGACGCGAAGTCGTACCAGGTGGTGGAGGGAACCTCGAACGTCCAGAAGATGATCATCTCCCGGCACGCGCTGGGACTGTAG